Proteins encoded within one genomic window of Mustelus asterias unplaced genomic scaffold, sMusAst1.hap1.1 HAP1_SCAFFOLD_481, whole genome shotgun sequence:
- the LOC144486834 gene encoding uncharacterized protein LOC144486834 — protein sequence MESQEMGAIFNEYFSLVFPEENMMDAEEIRERSCDVLDHMHITREECADCGKRYGYPSELEAHWRSHTGERPFTCSQCGEGFSDSSGQQRHQRVHTGERPFTCSQCGQGFTQSSNLRTHQRVHTGDRPFTCSQCGKGFSNSSGLRRHQRVHTGERPFTCSQCGNGFTQLSSLRTHERVHTGEKPFMCSQCGKGFTDLSNLCTHQRVHTGERPFTCSVCGKRFRVSSHLLRHQQVHE from the exons ATGGAGTCACAGGAGATGGGTgcgatttttaatgaatatttctccttggTGTTTCCTGAGGAGAACATGATGGATGCTGAAGAAATAAGAGAAAGAAGCTGTGATGTCTTGGACCACATGCATATTACtcgggaggag tgtgcggactgtgggaaaagATACGGATACCCATCTGAGCTCGAAGCGCATTGGCGCAGCCATacgggggagaggccgttcacctgctctcagtgtggggagggattcagtgattcatccggcCAGcaaagacaccagcgagttcacactggggagagaccgttcacctgctctcagtgtgggcagggattcactcagtcatccaacctgcggactcaccagcgagttcacactggggacagaccATTCacttgttctcagtgtgggaagggattcagtaattcatcaGGCCTGcgaagacaccagcgagttcacactggggagagaccatttacctgctctcagtgtgggaatggattcactcagttatccagtctgcggacacacgagcgagttcacactggggagaaaccatttatgtgctctcagtgtgggaagggattcactgacctcTCAAACCTCtgcacacaccagcgagttcacactggggagaggccattcacctgctctgtgtgtgggaagagattcagagtttcatcccacctgctgagacaccaacaagttcacgagtga
- the LOC144486832 gene encoding cytochrome c oxidase subunit 7C, mitochondrial-like — protein MLWARTVRNFSTSLIRRSHYEEGPGKNLPFSVENKWRLLAMMAVFFGSGFSAPFLLVWHQMLKK, from the coding sequence ATGTTGTGGGCACGCACGGTCCGTAACTTCAGCACCTCGCTGATCCGCCGGTCGCACTATGAGGAAGGCCCAGGAAAGAACTTGCCGTTTTCGGTGGAGAACAAGTGGCGACTGTTGGCAATGATGGCAGTATTCTTTGGCTCTGGCTTTTCTGCTCCATTCCTGTTAGTCTGGCACCAAATGCTCAAGAAGTGA
- the LOC144486837 gene encoding uncharacterized protein LOC144486837, giving the protein MGKSNVMEGFEKKDENFELSCCSNGSLCKSTHQRVHTDKRPFKCPECEKYFKGSGDLQHHQRVHTEEEPFRCSHCSTGFKQASHLTAHQRTHTGEKPFICSKCGKGFAQSSNLLTHQQIHTEVRPFTCSECGKGFARSSHLLTHQRIHTGERPFTCSECGKRFTNSSALLTHQRVHTGEKPFTCSMCRKRFNRSSNLVKHQRVHN; this is encoded by the exons ATGGGGAAAAGCaatgtcatggagggatttgaaaagaaagatgagaattttgaacTGAGTTGCTGCTCAAACGGGAGCCTGTGTAAGTCA acacaccaacgagttcacactgacaagagaccttTCAAATGTCCAGAGTGTGAGAAGTATTTCAAAGGTTCTGGGGATCTGCAgcaccatcaacgtgttcacactgaggaggaaccattcaggtgctctcactgcagTACTGGGTTCAAGCAAGCATCTCACCTCACtgcacaccagcgcactcacactggggagaagccgttcatctgctccaagtgtgggaagggattcgctcagtcctccaacctgctgacacaccaacaaattcacactgaggtgaggccgttcacctgttctgagtgtggaaagggattcgcacgatcatcccatctgctgacacaccagcgcattcacactggggagaggccgttcacctgctccgagtgcgggAAGAGATTTACCAACTCATCTgcgctgctgacacaccagcgagttcacactggggagaaacccttcacttGCTCCATGTGTAGGAAGAGATTTAATCGATCATccaacttggtgaaacaccagagagttcacaattGA